In Carya illinoinensis cultivar Pawnee chromosome 9, C.illinoinensisPawnee_v1, whole genome shotgun sequence, the following are encoded in one genomic region:
- the LOC122275739 gene encoding G-type lectin S-receptor-like serine/threonine-protein kinase At1g11410, whose protein sequence is MYSPSKQLMTPLLLLSLLFQICVSQDTITPDEPLKDGDTLVSNRETFALGFFSWPANSSRRYVRIWYNKVPVQTVVWVANRDNPLDGTAGILSIDGHRNLVFTETNRSIPIWSTNASVVSANHSMARLLDTGNLVLVHPQTQRHIWQSFDFPTDTWLPFMKLGLDRRAGLNGSLTSWKSKDDTGTGNCTLAIDPTRYPQLFLYEGGAPLWRVGSWTGQRWSGVPQMTPNFIFNISYVDNQDEITVEDRLLVPNVFAIAVVKP, encoded by the coding sequence ATGTATTCACCTTCTAAACAGTTAATGACTCCATtgttgcttctctctctccttttccaaaTATGCGTTTCCCAAGATACCATAACGCCGGACGAGCCTCTTAAAGACGGTGACACCCTCGTCTCCAACCGAGAAACGTTTGCACTTGGATTTTTCAGCTGGCCTGCCAATTCCAGCCGTCGCTACGTCCGGATTTGGTATAACAAAGTTCCAGTACAAACGGTTGTTTGGGTCGCTAACAGAGACAATCCGCTCGATGGCACCGCCGGTATCCTTTCCATCGACGGTCATAGAAACCTCGTCTTCACCGAGACAAACCGAAGCATCCCTATCTGGTCTACTAACGCTTCTGTTGTCTCCGCTAACCATTCCATGGCTCGGCTCTTGGACACCGGGAACCTCGTTTTGGTTCATCCACAAACCCAGCGCCATATATGGCAGAGCTTTGACTTTCCGACCGACACTTGGCTTCCGTTTATGAAACTCGGGCTCGATCGCCGGGCTGGGCTGAACGGGTCCCTGACATCTTGGAAGTCCAAGGATGACACGGGAACCGGCAACTGCACCTTAGCGATTGATCCAACCCGGTATCCGCAGCTGTTCTTATACGAGGGTGGGGCTCCTTTGTGGCGGGTCGGATCTTGGACCGGACAAAGATGGAGCGGCGTTCCCCAAATGACACCGAATTTCATCTTCAACATCAGCTACGTGGATAATCAAGATGAGATCACCGTTGAAGACCGTCTCCTTGTACCTAACGTTTTCGCTATTGCGGTGGTGAAGCCGTGA